The following coding sequences lie in one Kamptonema formosum PCC 6407 genomic window:
- a CDS encoding type II toxin-antitoxin system Phd/YefM family antitoxin, translating into MAADELDSLMETVHLLRSPANAVRLLTELQQTKTRTFKPQNVNELRQELGVDTAES; encoded by the coding sequence ATTGCTGCTGACGAGTTAGACAGCTTGATGGAAACAGTACACTTACTGCGATCGCCAGCTAACGCTGTTCGCTTGTTAACGGAACTTCAACAAACCAAAACTAGAACTTTTAAACCTCAAAACGTAAATGAACTGCGTCAGGAGTTAGGAGTTGACACAGCAGAAAGCTAG
- the secG gene encoding preprotein translocase subunit SecG, with product MTIVQVLQIIWSLSAVGIIVFVLLHSPKGDGIGGIGGQAQLFTSTKSAETAINRITWGLSIVFLGLTLILSAGWLAPK from the coding sequence ATGACTATTGTTCAAGTTTTACAAATTATCTGGTCTTTATCTGCTGTCGGAATTATCGTTTTTGTGCTGTTGCATAGTCCTAAAGGCGATGGCATTGGAGGAATTGGGGGACAAGCTCAATTGTTTACCAGTACCAAGAGCGCAGAAACAGCTATCAACCGGATTACCTGGGGTTTATCTATTGTTTTTCTGGGTTTAACACTGATTTTGAGTGCTGGTTGGTTAGCTCCAAAGTAG
- a CDS encoding YtxH domain-containing protein, protein MSNKRPGLFVGGLVVGSAIGTAIGLLIAPRSGKQTRQLLKKSADALPELAEDLSTSVQIQADRLSESALRNWEETLARLKEAIAAGIEASRGDRQTLSQVEADNNRESRLPPRDPAKRFL, encoded by the coding sequence ATGTCAAATAAACGTCCTGGATTATTTGTAGGTGGGCTGGTAGTCGGCTCCGCCATTGGTACCGCCATCGGTTTACTCATCGCTCCGCGATCGGGCAAACAAACACGCCAACTATTGAAAAAATCTGCCGATGCACTCCCGGAGTTAGCAGAAGATTTATCCACCAGCGTCCAAATCCAAGCCGATCGCCTCTCAGAATCCGCACTGCGAAACTGGGAAGAAACCTTAGCAAGACTCAAAGAAGCGATCGCCGCCGGTATCGAAGCCTCTCGTGGCGATCGCCAAACCCTATCCCAAGTAGAAGCTGACAACAACCGCGAATCTCGCCTTCCCCCCCGCGATCCGGCCAAACGCTTCCTCTAA
- a CDS encoding matrixin family metalloprotease, whose amino-acid sequence MLTYLKHQFLTVSVVAFCTFIIIIISQLQSDAASLNTLNDRLPSPQIHPLPATLTNWKDSTDSSDYFNEVKTLEFGYLVWSQFPIKVYVEQVTDNNSSQSWSKTVLNAVLEWGVYLPLEVVDKLEKADIRILHESPPLRQGQLRARSGETRYELYVSKQGERGILSHRCTIWLNPSQTGKYIAAVARHEFGHGLGIWGHSPVDTDVMYFAQVRTPPPISVRDINTLKRVYEQPTRLGWPEI is encoded by the coding sequence ATGTTGACTTATTTAAAACATCAGTTTTTGACCGTTTCAGTTGTAGCTTTTTGTACTTTTATTATAATAATTATTAGTCAGCTTCAAAGTGATGCTGCTAGCCTGAATACTCTAAACGATCGGCTCCCTTCACCACAAATTCATCCTTTACCTGCAACGCTAACTAATTGGAAAGATTCAACAGATAGCAGCGATTATTTTAACGAAGTTAAGACCTTAGAATTTGGTTATTTGGTGTGGTCGCAGTTTCCAATTAAGGTATATGTAGAGCAGGTTACTGATAACAATAGCTCTCAATCATGGAGTAAAACTGTGTTGAATGCTGTACTAGAATGGGGAGTCTATTTGCCGTTGGAAGTGGTAGATAAATTAGAAAAAGCTGATATTAGGATTTTACACGAGTCTCCACCTCTACGACAGGGACAATTACGGGCGCGCTCGGGTGAAACTCGCTATGAGTTATATGTTAGTAAACAGGGGGAGAGAGGTATTTTATCTCATCGTTGTACTATCTGGTTAAATCCGAGTCAAACAGGGAAATATATCGCTGCTGTGGCGCGTCATGAGTTCGGTCATGGGTTGGGAATTTGGGGCCATAGTCCTGTCGATACTGATGTCATGTATTTTGCTCAGGTGAGAACCCCCCCGCCAATTTCTGTGAGAGATATTAATACTTTGAAGCGGGTTTATGAGCAGCCAACTCGTCTGGGATGGCCGGAGATATAG